The Xanthomonas sp. DAR 34887 genome has a segment encoding these proteins:
- a CDS encoding CTP synthase, which produces MTPLIFVTGGVVSSLGKGIAAASLASILEARGLSVTMMKLDPYINVDPGTMSPFQHGEVYVTDDGAETDLDLGHYERFVRTRLSRKNSVTTGRIYENVIRKERRGDYLGATVQVIPHITDEIRRCVDEATAGFDVALVEIGGTVGDIESLPFLEAIRQVRTERGAERAMFMHLTLVPYIAAAGELKTKPTQHSVKELRSIGIQPDVLLCRSEQAIPDSERRKIALFTNVSERAVISAADIDVLYGMPLELHRQGLDEIVIDQFKLRDKVGPADLSEWEAVVDATKHPLDEVTIAVVGKYVDHQDAYKSVGEALKHGGLRQRTKVTLKWLEAQELEGSDLSALADVDGILVPGGFGDRGFEGKVLTSRYAREHHVPYFGICYGMQAAVVDYARNVAGLDGANSTENDRQSPYPVIGLITEWRTASGDVEKRDEKSDLGGTMRLGLQEQRLKPGTLSREMYGKDVVAERHRHRYEFNNRYRTQLEDAGLVISAKSMDDTLVEMVELPREVHPWFLACQAHPEFLSTPRDGHPLFVGFVRAAREKKAGGKLLKEARA; this is translated from the coding sequence ATGACCCCCCTGATCTTCGTTACCGGCGGCGTAGTGTCCTCGCTTGGCAAGGGCATCGCGGCCGCTTCGCTCGCGTCCATTCTCGAAGCACGTGGCCTGTCGGTCACGATGATGAAGCTGGACCCCTACATCAACGTCGACCCGGGCACGATGAGCCCGTTCCAGCACGGCGAGGTGTACGTCACCGACGACGGCGCCGAGACCGACCTGGACCTGGGTCACTACGAGCGCTTCGTGCGCACCCGCCTGTCGCGCAAGAATTCGGTCACCACCGGCCGCATCTACGAGAACGTGATCCGCAAGGAGCGCCGCGGCGACTATCTGGGCGCCACCGTGCAGGTGATCCCGCACATCACCGACGAAATCCGCCGTTGCGTGGACGAAGCCACCGCCGGCTTCGACGTGGCGCTGGTGGAGATCGGCGGTACGGTCGGCGATATCGAATCGTTGCCGTTCCTGGAGGCGATCCGCCAGGTGCGCACCGAACGCGGCGCGGAACGCGCGATGTTCATGCATCTGACCCTGGTGCCGTACATCGCCGCCGCCGGCGAACTGAAGACCAAGCCGACCCAGCACTCGGTCAAGGAACTGCGCTCGATCGGCATCCAGCCGGACGTGCTGCTGTGCCGCTCCGAGCAGGCGATCCCGGATTCGGAGCGGCGCAAGATCGCGCTGTTCACCAACGTTTCCGAGCGCGCGGTGATCAGCGCCGCCGACATCGACGTGCTCTACGGCATGCCGCTGGAACTGCACCGGCAGGGCCTGGACGAGATCGTCATCGACCAGTTCAAGCTGCGCGACAAGGTCGGCCCGGCCGATCTGTCCGAATGGGAAGCGGTGGTGGACGCTACCAAGCATCCGCTCGACGAGGTCACCATCGCCGTGGTCGGCAAGTACGTGGACCACCAGGACGCGTACAAGTCGGTCGGCGAGGCGCTCAAGCACGGCGGCCTGCGCCAGCGCACCAAGGTCACCTTGAAGTGGCTGGAAGCGCAGGAGCTGGAAGGCAGCGACCTGTCGGCGCTGGCCGACGTGGACGGCATCCTGGTGCCGGGCGGCTTCGGCGACCGCGGCTTCGAAGGCAAGGTGCTGACCTCGCGCTATGCGCGCGAGCACCACGTGCCGTACTTCGGCATCTGCTACGGCATGCAGGCGGCGGTGGTGGATTACGCGCGAAATGTGGCCGGCCTGGACGGCGCCAACAGCACCGAGAACGACCGCCAGTCGCCGTATCCGGTGATCGGCCTGATCACCGAGTGGCGCACCGCCAGCGGCGACGTGGAAAAGCGCGACGAGAAGTCCGATCTGGGCGGCACCATGCGCCTGGGCCTGCAGGAGCAGCGGCTCAAGCCCGGCACGCTGTCGCGCGAGATGTACGGCAAGGACGTGGTGGCCGAGCGCCATCGCCATCGCTACGAGTTCAACAACCGCTACCGCACCCAGCTCGAGGACGCCGGCCTGGTGATTTCCGCCAAGTCGATGGACGACACCCTGGTGGAGATGGTCGAACTGCCGCGCGAAGTGCATCCGTGGTTCTTGGCCTGCCAGGCGCACCCGGAATTCCTGTCCACCCCGCGCGACGGCCATCCGCTGTTCGTCGGCTTCGTGCGCGCCGCGCGCGAGAAGAAGGCCGGCGGCAAGCTGTTGAAGGAAGCGCGCGCCTGA
- the eno gene encoding phosphopyruvate hydratase, with translation MTTIAKIHAREILDSRGNPTLEAEVTLADGSLGRAAVPSGASTGTKEAVELRDGDKTRYLGKGVRKAVENVNTTIASALQGFDGADQQGLDRRLIDLDGTENKGRLGANALLGVSLANAHAVAASRKQALWQYLAGANTANVALPVPMMNIINGGAHADNNVDFQEFMVLPVGAASFSEALRAGTEIFHALKAVLKGHGLSTAVGDEGGFAPDFRSNVEALDTILEAIGKAGYTAGEDVLLGLDVASSEFYDNGKYHLVGEGKRLTSEQFVDFLADWAAQYPIVSIEDGLAEDDWAGWKLLTDRLGNKVQLVGDDLFVTNPKIFKQGIESGTANAILIKVNQIGTLTETLEAIAMADTAGYAAIVSHRSGETEDTTIADIAVATTATQIKTGSLCRSDRVAKYNQLLRIEEALGSGARYAGRDAFVSLKR, from the coding sequence ATGACCACTATCGCCAAGATCCACGCCCGCGAGATTCTCGATTCCCGCGGCAATCCCACGCTCGAAGCGGAAGTCACGCTGGCCGACGGCTCGCTGGGCCGCGCCGCGGTGCCGTCGGGCGCTTCCACCGGCACCAAGGAAGCGGTCGAGCTGCGCGATGGCGACAAGACCCGTTATCTGGGCAAGGGCGTGCGCAAGGCGGTGGAGAACGTCAACACCACGATCGCCAGCGCGCTGCAGGGCTTCGACGGTGCCGACCAGCAGGGTCTGGACCGCCGCCTGATCGACCTGGACGGCACCGAGAACAAGGGCCGCCTCGGCGCCAATGCGCTGCTCGGCGTTTCGCTGGCCAATGCGCATGCGGTCGCCGCTTCGCGCAAGCAGGCGCTGTGGCAGTACCTGGCCGGCGCCAACACCGCCAACGTGGCACTGCCGGTGCCGATGATGAACATCATCAACGGCGGCGCGCATGCCGACAACAACGTCGATTTCCAGGAATTCATGGTGCTGCCGGTCGGCGCCGCGTCGTTCTCCGAGGCACTGCGCGCCGGCACCGAGATCTTCCACGCGCTCAAGGCGGTGTTGAAGGGCCATGGCCTGTCCACCGCCGTCGGCGACGAGGGCGGCTTCGCCCCGGACTTCCGCAGCAACGTGGAAGCGCTGGACACCATCCTCGAGGCGATCGGCAAGGCCGGCTACACCGCCGGCGAAGACGTGCTGCTGGGCCTGGACGTGGCCTCCAGCGAGTTCTACGACAACGGCAAGTACCACCTGGTGGGCGAGGGCAAGCGCCTGACCAGCGAGCAGTTCGTCGACTTCCTCGCCGACTGGGCCGCGCAGTACCCGATCGTCAGCATCGAGGACGGCCTGGCCGAGGACGACTGGGCCGGCTGGAAGCTGCTGACCGACCGTCTCGGCAACAAGGTGCAGCTGGTCGGCGACGACCTGTTCGTGACCAACCCGAAGATCTTCAAGCAGGGCATCGAGTCCGGCACCGCCAACGCGATCCTGATCAAGGTCAACCAGATCGGCACCCTGACCGAGACCCTGGAAGCGATCGCCATGGCCGACACCGCCGGCTACGCGGCGATCGTCTCGCACCGCTCCGGCGAGACCGAGGACACCACCATCGCCGACATCGCCGTGGCCACCACCGCCACCCAGATCAAGACCGGCTCGCTGTGCCGCAGCGATCGCGTGGCCAAGTACAACCAGCTGCTGCGGATCGAGGAAGCGCTGGGCAGCGGCGCGCGCTACGCGGGGCGCGACGCATTCGTCTCGCTCAAGCGGTAA
- the kdsA gene encoding 3-deoxy-8-phosphooctulonate synthase, with protein sequence MKLCGFEVGLDQPLFLIAGPCVIESMQLQLDVAGKLKEITGKLGINFIFKSSFDKANRTSGTSFRGPGLEEGLKVLEAVKRQIGVPVLTDVHEYTPMHEVAAVVDVLQTPAFLVRQTDFIKNVCAAGKPVNIKKGQFLSPWDMKPVVDKAKSTGNEQIMVCERGASFGYNNLVSDMRSLSVMRETGCPVVFDATHSVQLPGGQGSTSGGQREFVPVLARAAVAVGVSGVFAETHPDPSKALSDGPNAWPLDKMEALLETLMALDAITKRSGFLEHGLG encoded by the coding sequence ATGAAACTGTGTGGCTTCGAAGTCGGCCTGGACCAGCCGCTGTTCCTGATCGCAGGCCCGTGCGTGATCGAGTCGATGCAGCTGCAGCTGGACGTGGCCGGCAAGCTCAAGGAGATCACCGGCAAGCTGGGGATCAACTTCATCTTCAAGTCCAGCTTCGACAAGGCCAACCGTACCTCCGGCACCAGCTTCCGCGGCCCCGGCCTGGAAGAAGGGCTGAAGGTGCTCGAGGCGGTGAAGCGGCAGATCGGCGTGCCGGTGCTGACCGACGTGCACGAATACACGCCGATGCACGAAGTGGCGGCGGTGGTGGACGTGCTGCAGACGCCGGCGTTCCTGGTGCGGCAGACCGATTTCATCAAGAACGTCTGCGCCGCCGGCAAGCCGGTCAACATCAAGAAGGGCCAGTTCCTGTCGCCGTGGGACATGAAGCCGGTGGTGGACAAGGCCAAGTCCACCGGCAACGAGCAGATCATGGTCTGCGAGCGCGGCGCCAGCTTCGGCTACAACAACCTGGTCAGCGACATGCGCTCGCTGAGCGTGATGCGCGAGACCGGCTGTCCGGTGGTGTTCGATGCCACCCATTCGGTGCAGCTGCCGGGCGGGCAGGGCAGCACCTCCGGCGGCCAGCGCGAGTTCGTGCCGGTGCTGGCGCGCGCGGCGGTGGCGGTGGGCGTGTCCGGCGTGTTCGCCGAGACTCATCCGGATCCGTCCAAGGCGCTGTCCGATGGCCCCAACGCGTGGCCGCTGGACAAGATGGAGGCGCTGCTGGAGACGCTGATGGCGCTGGATGCGATCACCAAGCGCAGCGGCTTCCTGGAGCACGGGCTGGGCTGA